The stretch of DNA GAAGTGAGTGAGTTGACAGGAATTAACGAAGTAAAAGGTAAAATCTTCCCGCTAGATCGGGATCATGTGGATACAGATCAGATTATACCGAAACAGTTCTTGAAGAAAATCGATCGGCAAGGCTTTGGTCAATTCCTCTTCTATCATTGGAGGTACCATTCGGATGGATCTGTAAAAGAAGATTTTCCGTTGAACGATCCGCAATACGAAGGCGCATCTATACTAGTGGGTGGTGAGAATTTCGGTTGTGGATCCTCACGTGAACACGCACCGTGGGCTTTACAAGATTACGGTTTTCAAGTCATCATCGCGCCAAGTTTTGCTGACATTTTTTATAACAACTGTTTGAAGAACGGTATGTTACCAGTTGAGTTGAATGCTCAGGATGTTCGTAGGTTAATGGATCACGCAGATGAGCTTACAGTCGATTTAGAGCAACAAACGGTAAGCGACAAGAATGGGTTTCAAGCACAATTTGAAATCGATGCGTATTGGAAAGAGATGCTCTTGAATGGCTGGGATGAAATATCGATTACGCTCTCGTATGAGAACCAAATCGAACAATATGAAATATTACGACAGGAGTGAAGTGTGTTGGGAATTTACTAAACAGGACGGACGTTGTCGAAGCAGCGGGAAATATCATGAATGCTGTCCATCGAACACCGTTGAAACAGTCACATACGTTGAATCAACTAACGAACCGGCAAGTGTTTTTAAAGTTAGAAAACATGCAAAGGACAGGCTCTTTCAAATTAAGAGGCGCATTGAATAAAATCTGCTCATTAACGGATGAAGAAGCTGATCGAGGAATTGTTTGTGCATCCGCTGGCAATCATGCGCAAGGTGTAGCGCTCGCTGCATCTGAACGAGGTATTTCGGCAAAAATCTTCATGCCGAATAAAACACCACGTGCGAAAGTGGAAGCGACACGATCGTATGGAGCGGACATTCAATTGATTGGCGAGACGTATCAAGAGTCGTTTACAGCTGCAAGTGAAGAAATGCTAGCGAAAGGATCCACATTCGTCCATGCTTTTGATGATGAAAAGGTGATGGCTGGACAAGGGACCGTCGCTTTAGAAATGATGCAGCAATGTCCAGACTTAGATACAATTGTTGTTCCTGTCGGAGGAGGCGGATTGATTTCAGGCGTGGCGGTTGCAGCGAAAAGCTTCCACCCTCACATAAAAGTGGTCGGAGTACAATCTGCCGGAGCGCCTGCGACCTACAATCATTTTACAGGGAAAAATAAAGGGAACCTGAATCATGTCGCGAGCATTGCAGATGGGATTCTAGTGAAAAAGCCGGGGAAAAGAACGTACCCGATCATCGAGCAATATGTAGACGATATGGTGACGGTTAGTGATGAAGAAATTGCCTATACCATTCTGTTCATGCTGGAAAGGGAGAAGACACTTGTCGAAGGGGCAGGCGCAACCGCTATTGCATCACTACTTTGCAACAAAGTCGAAATCGGGCAACGTATCGGCTGTATCGTCAGCGGTGGAAACGTCGATCTAAGTAAAATTGAGCTGTATCGGTCTTTAAGCAAGCGATACACAGAGGAACAGCGCCTCACTTCAATGTCGTGAACCGTTCAATCATCGGATTATGATTTTATATTGAAATAAGATAAAATAATGTAAGAAAAACCTTAGGATTGAATCCTAAGGTTTTTGATTGTCTGAATGTGATGAAGTTGGTGGGCTCATTTTGTAGTAGGAAGGTACCGAGTTCCACAAGTTGAGGGGAAAGTTCCACAAGAGGAGCAGGAAGTTCCACAAGAGGAGCAGGAAGTTCCACGAGTTGAGAGGAAATTTCCCCGAGTGAAAGGAAAAGTTCCACAAGTAAGAGCGAAGAATTATGACTGTTCGTATAAGGAAAGATTTTTGTGTCAAAAATCATCTTTATATGTAGTAAGATGTTACCGAGTTCCACAAGAGGAGCAGAAACTTCCACAAGTTGCGCGAAAATCAGTTAAATCAATAGGGGGTGTCTTTTAAATGAAGGATGAATTCGAATTTATCAATCGTATTAAACCGAATAAGACTCATCAACCGACGCTTATTGAAGGAATCGGTGATGATGCGGCGCTCATTCGTCCAGAATCAGGATATGACGATATTTTATGTGTGGATACGATGGTCGAAAACATTCATTTCAATCGTAAAACGATGACCCCTTATCAGATCGGTTATAAAGCACTTGCTGTGAACATGAGCGACATTGCCGCGATGGGCGGACAGCCGAAGTTTTATCTAGTATCGATTGCGATACCTAATGGCTGGACTGAGACTGAGCTCGATGACATTTACCGCGGGATGTCAGAACTCGCGGAGTCTTATGAGATGGACTTGATTGGCGGAGATACCGTTTCGACGAGCGGTCCACTCACGATATCCGTCACAGCACACGGGCGAGTGAAACAAGACAGGAAGCTTTTACGAAGAAATGCGAAGCCTGGTGACGTACTGTTCTTAACAGGTCCAGTTGGTTTATCAGCCGCGGGCTTGAGTATACTGTTAGAAGAAGCGCACAGCGACAAGCCAATTGAAGAGCTAACGAAAGCTCACCAACTACCAACACCACAAGTAAAAGCTGGGTTGCTTCTATCTGAAAGTGGGTATAGAATTGCCTTAAACGATGTGAGTGACGGACTTGCAAGTGAAGCGCACGAAATTGCTGAGGCAAGTCAGGTTCATATCGTCATTGCCGAAGACAAGCTTCCCACTATTGAAGCACTCTCATTTTTCGACAAAAAGAATGTACTTGATTGGATGCTAAATGGCGGAGAGGATTTTCAATTAATCGGTACGGTATCTGCAGAGCATTGGATTTCACTTAGCAATTTATTCGAAAAGAATGGTCAAACGATCCATCAAATTGGAACCGTTTCTGAAGGACCATCGAAAGTGAGTCTGAATAGCAAAAATGGGCTTATGCCGATTGATAAAAAAGGATACAATCATTTCACGTGAAATGGTAAAGGTGATAGAAAATGAATGCTTATAAATTGATATTAAAAAGTCCAGAAGAAACGATGGAGGCGGCCGAACAGCTTGGTGAGCTTCTACAGCCCAGAGACTTAATTACTTTAGAAGGTGATTTAGGCGCAGGGAAAACGACGTTTACGAAAGGACTTGCTAAAGGATTACATATAAAAAGAGTCGTCAAAAGTCCGACTTTCACGATTATTCGCGAATATCAAGGACGGCTACCGTTATATCATATGGACGTTTATCGTCTAGAGGACAGCCAAGAAGACCTTGGATTTGATGAGTACTTTGAAGGGGAAGGCGTGACGGTCGTCGAATGGGCGCATATTATAGAAGATTTCTTGCCCTCTGAACGGCTCGACATTACGATTCGTCGTCTGAATGATGATGAGCGTGAGCTGACTTTAGAGCCGAAGGGTGAACGTTTCAAAAGGTTATGTGAGGAGTATAGATATGAAAGCACTGGCAATTGATACATCGAATCTTGTCATGGGCGTTTCCGTTATCGTAGACGACCGGATCGTAGGGGAATTGACGACAAATATGAAGAAAAACCATTCTGTCCGTCTCATGCCAGCGATTGAAAATCTTTTACAAGAAGTCGATGTAAAGCCGAACGAATTAGATAAAATCATAGTAGCAAAAGGACCTGGTTCCTATACAGGGGTGCGGATCGGTGTTTCTGTTGCGAAAACGATGGCTTGGTCGTTGAACATCCCGGTTACAGGCGTATCGAGTCTTGAAGTCGTTGCTCGTAACGGCAAATATTTTGACGGGCTCGTATGTCCTTTGTTTGATGGCAGACGTGGTCAGATTTATACAGGTTTGTACGGAAATATCGACGGGGTCTTCCAGATGGTCCAAGAAGAACGAATTATTCAATTGACCGATTGGATTGATATTTTGAAAGAAGACGCCAAGCGTGTCTTGTTTTTAGGAAATGATCTTCCTCTTCATCAGGAAAAAATCGTGGAACTGATGGGAGATAAAGCGATATTTGGTCAAATTGCAGACCACAATCCGCGATCGTCTGAACTGGCTGCACTCGGGGTTAGCCGGGAGAATGAGGATCCCCATGCTTTTACACCAAGCTACTTACAATTAGCTGAAGCAGAAGCAAAGTGGATCGCTAATCAAAAAAAGTAGGTGCCTTACATGGTGGAAAACTTAACGTTTCGAGTCATGACGTTAGCTGATATTGATGATGTAATGAAAATTGAAGAAGCTTCGTTCCCTAATCCTTGGAGTAGGATTGCTTTTCATAATGAAATTGAAAATAACCAATTTGCGACTTACTTGATTCTAGAAGTAGACGATCAACCTGTCGGATATTGCGGAATTTGGGTCATTATCGATGAAGCGCATATTACCAACATCGCAATTATTCCGACGTATCGAGGGAAAAAATATGGAGATGCGCTCATGAAGAAGTCGATCGAACAAGCAAAGAGCATGGGAGCAAAGACAATGACGCTTGAAGTCCGACTTAGCAATGAAGTCGCACAGAAATTATACCGTAAATATGGATTTGAAAATGGCGGAATTCGCAGAAATTATTATACTGATAATGGTGAAGATGCATTAGTAATGTGGGTGAATTTGTAATGAAAACAGATGAAATCATACTTGGGATTGAAACGAGTTGCGACGAGACGGCAGCATCTATCGTAAAAAATGGAACTGAACTGCTTTCGAATGTCGTAGCCTCTCAAATAGAAAGTCATAAACGATTCGGTGGTGTGGTACCGGAAATTGCATCACGCCATCACGTTGAACAAATTACAATTGTCATAGAAGAAGCGATGAAAGAAGCAGGGGTTGAATTTGAAGATTTGAGCGCTATTGCAGTGACGGAAGGACCAGGGCTTGTCGGCGCTTTATTAATTGGGGTTAATTCCGCCAAAGCACTCGCACTCGCTCATGGTATACCGCTTGTAGCAGTGCACCATATCGCAGGTCACATTTATGCCAATAGGTTGATGGAGCCGATGGAATTTCCAATGCTCGCTTTAGTCGTATCGGGTGGACATACGGAGCTCGTATATATGGAGGAGCACGGTTCATTTGAAATTATCGGAGAAACGAGAGATGACGCAGCTGGTGAAGCATATGATAAAGTCGCGCGTACGTTGAAGCTTCCTTACCCAGGTGGTCCTCATATCGATCAACTCGCTCAAGAAGGAACAGCGACGATCGACTTACCACGCGCATGGTTAGAGCCTGATTCGTACGATTTCAGCTTCAGTGGCTTGAAATCAGCAGTCATCAATACACTTCATAATGCTACACAACGTGGTGTAGAAATTAGCCCGAACGATTTAGCGGCAAGCTTCCAAGAAAGTGTAATCGATGTTTTAGTAGAAAAAGCACATCGCGCGGCCGTAGCCTATGACGTGAAGCAAATCGTAGTAGCTGGTGGGGTTGCTGCCAATAAAGGATTGCGAGCGAGATTAAGAGAACGGTTTGAAGAAACGGACATCAAGTTGTCGATCCCGCCATTATGGTTATGTACAGATAACGCAGCGATGATCGCCGCAGCTGGATCAATTGAATACAACAAAGGAAAGCGTGCCGACATGAAACTGAACGGCAATCCAGGGCTTGATCTGGAGGCTTTCTAAGCCTAACACCTTAAAGTGGATATTCTTTAAGGTGTTATTCAAATTTGGTAAGGTCTATAGAGGAATGAATGAGGAAACTTTGAAAGGTGAGGATATGATGAAAGCTGTACAAGTTAAAGGGTACGGAGATGTAGATCAATTAGAAATTGTAGAAAAGCCGATACCAGAGCCTAAGAGCAATGAAGTCCTTATACAAGTAAAGGCTTGCGCAATTAATAACACGGAGATTTGGATGAGAGAAGGCGCTTACGGTACTGAAGGGAAATCCGGATGGCGACCAGAAGGCGTTCAGTTTCCGAGGATTCCTGGGTCTGATATTACAGGAAAAGTTGTAAAAGTAGGAAGTCAAGTCAATGAAAGCATGATGGGCAGGGATGTGGTACTGTTCCCATTTACATCAAGTGGCGAAGAGGGGCTCGAGCATATTTCTGAAGATATGTCCTTCATAGGATCGGAATATGACGGCGGATATGCTGAGTATGTCGTCTGGCCTGCTGACCTTTGTTATCCAATGCCTCTTTCTAACTATATTGAAAGCGCCGTTTTCTCTGTTAGCGGTATGACCGCATGGCATATGGTTGAGCAAATCCAAGCGAAGCCTAATGAAACGATAATGGTGACTGGCGCAAACGGTGGTGTGGGGTCTTTGAACGTTCAAATTGCCTCCAAAGTATTTGGTGCGAAAGTCATTGCAATCGTTGGAGACTTAGCTTTAGAAACGAAAATGAAAGAACTAGGAGCGAGTCATGTACTGTCTTATAAGTCGGAAAGCCTTGCTGATGAAATAATAGAGGTGAACGGAGGACCGATCGATTCTGTATTAGATGTCGTTGGGGATGCTTTATTTGCAACCTCCCTACAAGTGTTGAAAAAGGGCGGTAAATTCTGCACTTCTGGATCTGCAGGAGGGCAGAAAACGGAACTCGATTTTCGCACGATGTACTTAAAACACATTACCTTATATGGGTCCGTTTTAGGAACAAGGTCAGAATTTAAACGGATGCTTGATGCAATTTCAGAGGGTAAAATAAAACCAGTCATCGATCGTACTTTTCCCCTAGAACAAGCAAGAGAAGCTCAAACTTACTTCAAAAATGCAGGAAAACTAGGAAAAATCGTCTTACTCACGGAAGAGTAAGTTTTGAAATCAACCACCTCAAATGCCCGATAACAGGATTACTTCAGGGATGCAAACAAATAAATATCAAAGCGAAACGCACTGGATTTCACAATGAAATTCACAGTGCGTTTTTGTTGTACCTAAATAAAAGATGTATTCTCACCCCTTCACAAAGGTAGAAGAAATTATTGAACGGCCGTGAATTGTGTATGAGGTTTCAATAAAAGTTTACTAGAAAAATATGTTAAAATTGAGGTGTAAATTATTGAAAATTCTTTACTCAACAAAAGGTCAGTTTTCTGGAATAAGAGGTTTATTTAAAATACTTCAAATTTGTTTTGTTATTATGAGGAAATTTTAAACTGAAGAAAGTAATTTGAGTACTATTATTTAATTTGAGAAAGGAATATTAGACGTCACATACAATATAGAGCAAAAAATTTGAGAATACCAAATATCAATTATTTCGAATATAGGAGGCAATAATGATTGGAGGAGCAAAGATATATTATCATAGAATGAAAAAAGGACTAACTCAAAATGAGTTATCTAATGGGATTTGCTCAATTTCATATCTAAGTAAAATTGAAAATGATAGCATTCAGTCTAATCCAGAAACATTAAAATTATTATGTAAGCGATTAGATATAAATTTTGAAGATAATCAAAATTTAAATTCGGAACTTAAAAAACAATTATTAGATGTTTATACCCTTATTAAACAACGTGAGATTATACAAATAAAAAATAAAATGGAAGAAATTAAATTAAAAGTTAAAGATGTTGAAGATCCAACTATCAATTCTTTATATAAGTTAATCAATGCAAGATATTATTTGTTAGTAAAAGATTATAAGAAAGCAAAGCATTATTTAGAAAAAGTTGAAAATCTAACAAAATTTTTTTCAGATGAGTTAAAATATTTTTTTAATAGTTTTTCTGGACTATATTGTTATTTAAGTGGGGATTATAAATCTTCGTTACGCTTTTATCAAGAGGCTAAGCAAATAAGCCAAGCAATGCATAGGTATGAACCAGAGTTTATCTATCAGCTATCAATTTTATATAGTAAACTTGGGCGTAATACTAAGTCGATTATTACAGCCTATGAAGCTTTGGCAGCTTTTGATAAAAATGCTAATTATGAAAGAAGTGTTGATTGTCATATTCTTTTAGGAATTGGCTACAACCGTATAGGGGATGACCAGTCTGCTGAACTTTATTTATCAAAAGCATTAAAGGCATCCAGATATTTACCTAATAACGATTACATACAATCCATAGCTTATCATAATTTGGGGTTGGTAAATTCAAATAGAGGAAAAAGCATTGAAGCAATAATAAATTACAAAAAAAGCATCGAGAACAATTTACATATACAAACAACTTATATGTTGGCAAAAGAGTACTATATTATAGAAAATCATACTCAATCATATAACTGGCTTAATAAAGGTTTATCTTATGTTGAAAATATAGAAGATAGTTATTCGTTTAAACTCTGGATTCTTAAATATGAAATCGACAAGAATGAATCTTCTAAAGAGTATCAAGAGTTATTAACTAAGGCTGTAAGCTATTTTGAAGAAAAAGAGGATTATTTAAATTTAAGAGAGTGTTATGAAAAACTGGGGCACTACTACTCTGAGAAATTTATGTACAAGAATTCAAGTATATATTATTTAAAGGCAAATAACCTAAAATTATTTTCTTAGATGGTAACATATAAAATTTGTGATTTTAGAGAGTGACTTCATAGAAATAAAACAGTTTATATGAATATGTACAGAACCTTTCATTTAGAGTATAAAGATTATCTAAATGAAGGGTTTTTTATATTGAATTTTGTTGAGAAATATCTTTGCAAATAAGTTAATAAGTCGTATAAAAATTCAGTATTTTATCAATACAAATGAACTAATTAGTAGGATACTATAAAAATATAAATAGTTAGAATTATGAAAAAATTTTAAAATGAAAATATAGGGGGATTCAGATGTTTAAGCTAGTGAAGACTAATCAAAAATTCCGTAGGTTAGCCGCTGCTCTGTTTGTTTCTGAAGTAGGATCTTGGTTTAGTTATATGTTGTTAATCGTGTTGACATATAGCTCAACTAAATCTTTGTTAACAACAATGGGAGTAACAGGAAGCTTAAGTATTGGTAGTTTAATAGGAGGTGCGGTTGCAGGGGTTTTTATTGAAAATAAAAGACCTGTTAAAGTAATTGTTACCACAAATATTGTGAGTGCGATAGGTATTTGTTCGCTATATTTCTTACCAAATTATTTATGGATCTATTTCATTGCCGCTTTTTTCTTAGCCCTTGTTTCCTCATTTCGAAATCCTGCTTTTAATAAGTTTATTGTTGATATTGTTGATAAAGAAAATTTAATGGATGCAAACGCAACATTTCAAACAACTCGTGAATTGGTAAAAATAATTGGCCCAGGCTTAGCTGCAACTGTATTAGCAGTTCTACCTGAAAGTGAAAAGAATTTAGGATTCGTAATTGATGCAGTAACTTATGTTATTGCTAGTACCTTTTTGATGGGAGTGTTATTCAAAAACATTGAAGGTACTAAAATCAGTGTTGAAAAAAATAAGAACACTCAAACCTTTTGGCAACGTTGGGTTGAGGGATTAGCACCTGCAAAATCTCCTGTAATTATCAGTATATTAATGATGTATGTATTTATTATGTTTGGAATAGCAGGTGTTGATGTTACTTTTACCGCTCATGTTAATACTAGTGGTTACGAGGCTGAGTTCGTAGGATATATTTTAGGTGCCCTCAGTTGTGGAATGATCTTAACATCAATTTTCGGCTCAAAATATATAAAGAAATTGTCACTTCATGTACAGCTTGGTGGAGCAACTGCTGGGTTAGGGTTGTTTTACATGGGAATTGGATTGTCTGGAAGTCTTTATTTCATGATGGTTTCAGCTTTTTTCCTCGGTATATTCAATTCAACATTCAATATAAGTGCGTCAACATTTTGGCAAACAGCAATCCCATATGATCAACTAGGAAGGTTTTTCAGTGTTATAACGAGCTTTTTAAGTACTATTACATTAATCGGTATGGGTCTAAATGGATTTATAGGTACAATTTCTAGTGCAAGTTTTGTGATATTAATTTGCGGAATTATGATATTGTTTTCCGGAGTTATATCTTTATTTGTAATAATGAGACTAAGCGAAGAGGATCAAGTGGAAGTATTAGAAGAAAAGGTTAACTGATAAAAAGTAATCATCCCAATTTTTTAAGTTTATCTTTAAAGTAAAGAGAAAAGGGTGAGTAAATGAGCGAATGGAAAAAGCCTATTTTATTAATATCAGCCATAGGTGTTTCTCAAATAGGTAATTGGATATACCTAATTGCCTTAAATATTACCATATTGGACTTAACCGGTTCAGCGGCAGCAGTGGCAGGTCTTTATATAATTAGACCAATCGCGATTTTACTCACTAATACTTGGTCAGGAAGTGTAATTGATAGGGTAAACAAAAGAAAACTTATGATTTTTATTGATATAGTACGTGGTATCCTAGTTTTCACCATTCCTTTTATTGGGGAACTTTGGATAATCTATTTACTACTTCTATTAATAAATACTTTTGGGACATTTTTCGGTCCTGTTTCATCTGTTTATATAACAAAGTTGATTCCATATCAGAGAAGAAAAAGGTTCAATTCAATAATGAGCATGACAGGTTCAGGAGCATTTCTGACTGGACCTGCTACAGCAGGAGTACTAATTATTTATTTTGGTACTGAGTTATGCATTATTATTAACGCAGCTACCTTTATGATTTGTGCATTCTTCATTTTTCTCCTTCCAAATGTAGATGAAAATACAAATGGAGCAAGAGATCCGATTGGTTGGAAAACTATTGTAAATGATTGGAAAGTAGTTGAGATGTTTTCTATAAAAGCAAAATATTTCCTAGTTGTTTATATTCTTTTCCAATCTGCAATGTTAATCGGTTTTGCTTTAGATTCGCAAGAAGTCACATTTATTAAACAAAACCTTGAATTATCAGACCGTGATTATGGATTTATCGTGAGTTTGACTGGTTTAGGAGCCATATCAGGTGGAATCTTTTCAGCTATGGCAACTAAAAAGATTCCATTAAAGTTTTATTTAGGAGTTGGAATGTTGTTAACCTCTCTTGGGTATGTAATGTTTTATTCATCAATTAATTTTATTACTGCAACTATAGCATTTGTATTCTTAGGCTTCTTTATGGCATTTGCTAATACAGGATTCGCAACCTATTTTCAAAATAATGTTCCAGTTGAAATTATGGGGAGGTTTGGCAGTATTACTGATATGATCCAAGGAATTATTCAAATTGGATTTACTTTAATTCTGGGATTTCTGGCAGAATGGTTCTCTTTACAATTTATTTGCATAGTATTTTCACTTGTTGGTACATTTATGGCATTAGTTCTACTTACAATCATATTAAAGTCCCCTAGTTCAAGTTATTTTAATGAGAATTCTAAGGTAATTAATGGCTAACGTGTTGAGAGTCACAAAAACAGCCTATAAAAAAGTTCATCTTTAGATTAGCTAACCTTCTAGCAGAGAACTTCATTTAAATAATTAATTAGAAGAATTTATAAAAAAGACTTCAAGTAAAGGGGGCTATTCCTTAAGACGATGAATAGTATTGAATAAATTAATGGAGGTATAGATGAAGGTTAGGGAAGCTACAAAAACTGATGTTCCACAAATGGTCTCTTTAATCGAACAACTTGGTTATCCAACCGCGATAGAACAGTTTGAACAGAGGTTTGAAAAGATTTTTACTAATCCATGCTATCATACATTAGTTGCAGAGGTGGAGAATCAACTTGTTGGGATGGCAGGGTTATGTACGGATTTGTTTTACGAATACGATGGTTCTTATGTTCGAATTGTAGCTTTGTTGTTGATTCAAATTACAGAAGAAGAGGCATAGGAAAAAAGTTAATGCAAGAAATCGAAAGTTGGGCAAGAAATCAAGGCGTTACTGCAATAGCTTTAAATAGTGGAAATCGTAAAGAGAGAAAAGATGCACACCAATTTTATTTTAGCATGGGCTTTGAAGCTAAAAGTATCGGGTATGGTAAGGACCTTACTTAACTAAATCAGCTAATAGGATTTCATTTGTTATTGCATAAAAGGTGGCTTTTATTGAATAAGCCCTTGGTGTGAATTACTGTGTGAATCTCTTGGCGAATAATATTTTCAAAAGTAAAAAAAACACCCATTAAACTTGGGTGTTTTGAAATCGCTCGATTATTCGCTTTTGTCTTCTTCGTCTTCCTCATCTTCGTTAAACCAAAGTGGAGAATCGTTCTCTACCTCTCCGTTATAGTTTATGAATACTTCTTCTCCTGCTTTGATATCTTTATAAGCAAAGAAGTCGAAAGTGTGTTGATCGAAGTTAATGTCATAATAGGCGTTTGGCTGATACGAATGGTTAAACATCATACCATATCCTAACAGAAACGCTGAGTGGTGAAGCCCATATTCAAAAACGTAGTCAGCAAGGTGCGTTTTTTCGATATGTTCATGTTCCTCATTCGGGTATGGAAGCACAGGTGCTTCATGAATGAGTTCCCCTTTTTTTATATCACGAGTGGCGAATACGCCTTTGTCGTTTTCATCATCTGTTATTGTAGAACTTCTGATTTCAATCAATTTCTCACCTACTTATTCTCAAAATGTAACCATCCATCAGTCTGACAGGTGATCCTACTAAAAGCAATTATAAAAATTTTCCGATATACAGTCCAGTGCATAAAGTGTGTATACAAATAAGAATAAATATACATGAAAGGTGTATAACGAAGTCGAATGGAGTCGAATCTCGATGTGGAAAAGCGTTATCCACAGGTTGTGAACATTGTGGAAAACATAAGAAATCTATCGGGAAATAAAGACTTAATGATGTGAATAACTAAATGTGGATAAGTTCGAGTTATTCTGTGGATATTGTGGAAAAAACGACAAGAAAACCTAAAAATCACTGTTTACCCTGTGTATAACCCTGTGGATTGTGTGTATATGTGAGCAAACTAATAAATAAAGAAGAGGAGTTGACCCTCGTAAAGTGTGGATCAACTCCTTATTTCCCAGTCTACACCGTTTGTAAACCTTCCCATTCTTCTAGTAGTGTTTCTAAATCATGATTTGCTTTTTCAAGTTGTTCATTAAGCTCTTGGCTTTTCTCAAAATCTTGAAAGATGTCGGGCTGGCTTAGTTGGTGTTCAATCGCTTCAATCTTCTGTTCGCTCTCTTCAATCTGTGCTTCTAGTTCTTCTATTCTGCGAAGTCTTTTACGCTCTTCTTTTTTCGCTTGTTTGTCGTTATGGAATTGCTCTTTTTGGTCACTGACCGTGTTTTCTTCCTTTTCATTAAGCTCTTCACGCTCTAGACGCTCGAATTCAGCTTGCTCTGCTTTCTTTTCAAGATAATAGTCATAGTCGCCTAGGAAGTTTTCAAGACCCGTTGTGGATAACTCAACAACCCGTGTGGCAATTCGATTAATGAAATAACGGTCATGGGAAATGAACAAAATGGTTCCAGGAAAATCGACTAACGCATTTTCGAGTACTTCCTTACTATCAAGGTCGAGATGGTTCGTCGGCTCATCTAAAATAAGGACATTCGCTTTTTGCAACATGAGTTTTGCAAGTGCAAGTCGTGCTTTCTGTCCACCACTGAGTTCATTAACGCCTTTCAACACATCATCTCCGCTGAACAAGAAGTTCCCGAGAACGGTACGAATATCTTTTTCTGGATGAGTGGGGAATTCGTCCCATAGCTCGTGAAGAACCGTTTTATTACTGTTCAGGTCCGCTTGTTCTTGATCATAATAGCCAATCTTCACATTCGATCCGAACTGAAGGGATCCCGCTATTTTCCGGTCAGGGTGCATGATTGTTTTAATGAGCGTTGATTTACCGATCCCGTTCGGACCAACAAGCGCAATGCTTTCTTCTCGTTGAACATGAAGATCAATATCATCAACTAATATGGAGTCTTCATAACCGATCGCAAGTTTGTTCAACTTTAATACGTCGTTACCAGTTTTGCGTTCAATTCTAAACCCAAATTGAGCGGATTTCTCTCCACCATCTGGCCGGTCCATCACTTCCATTTTCTCAAGTTGTTTTCTTTTA from Pseudalkalibacillus berkeleyi encodes:
- the rimI gene encoding ribosomal protein S18-alanine N-acetyltransferase, translating into MVENLTFRVMTLADIDDVMKIEEASFPNPWSRIAFHNEIENNQFATYLILEVDDQPVGYCGIWVIIDEAHITNIAIIPTYRGKKYGDALMKKSIEQAKSMGAKTMTLEVRLSNEVAQKLYRKYGFENGGIRRNYYTDNGEDALVMWVNL
- the ilvA gene encoding threonine ammonia-lyase produces the protein MNAVHRTPLKQSHTLNQLTNRQVFLKLENMQRTGSFKLRGALNKICSLTDEEADRGIVCASAGNHAQGVALAASERGISAKIFMPNKTPRAKVEATRSYGADIQLIGETYQESFTAASEEMLAKGSTFVHAFDDEKVMAGQGTVALEMMQQCPDLDTIVVPVGGGGLISGVAVAAKSFHPHIKVVGVQSAGAPATYNHFTGKNKGNLNHVASIADGILVKKPGKRTYPIIEQYVDDMVTVSDEEIAYTILFMLEREKTLVEGAGATAIASLLCNKVEIGQRIGCIVSGGNVDLSKIELYRSLSKRYTEEQRLTSMS
- the tsaE gene encoding tRNA (adenosine(37)-N6)-threonylcarbamoyltransferase complex ATPase subunit type 1 TsaE produces the protein MNAYKLILKSPEETMEAAEQLGELLQPRDLITLEGDLGAGKTTFTKGLAKGLHIKRVVKSPTFTIIREYQGRLPLYHMDVYRLEDSQEDLGFDEYFEGEGVTVVEWAHIIEDFLPSERLDITIRRLNDDERELTLEPKGERFKRLCEEYRYESTGN
- the leuD gene encoding 3-isopropylmalate dehydratase small subunit, yielding MTGINEVKGKIFPLDRDHVDTDQIIPKQFLKKIDRQGFGQFLFYHWRYHSDGSVKEDFPLNDPQYEGASILVGGENFGCGSSREHAPWALQDYGFQVIIAPSFADIFYNNCLKNGMLPVELNAQDVRRLMDHADELTVDLEQQTVSDKNGFQAQFEIDAYWKEMLLNGWDEISITLSYENQIEQYEILRQE
- the thiL gene encoding thiamine-phosphate kinase; amino-acid sequence: MKDEFEFINRIKPNKTHQPTLIEGIGDDAALIRPESGYDDILCVDTMVENIHFNRKTMTPYQIGYKALAVNMSDIAAMGGQPKFYLVSIAIPNGWTETELDDIYRGMSELAESYEMDLIGGDTVSTSGPLTISVTAHGRVKQDRKLLRRNAKPGDVLFLTGPVGLSAAGLSILLEEAHSDKPIEELTKAHQLPTPQVKAGLLLSESGYRIALNDVSDGLASEAHEIAEASQVHIVIAEDKLPTIEALSFFDKKNVLDWMLNGGEDFQLIGTVSAEHWISLSNLFEKNGQTIHQIGTVSEGPSKVSLNSKNGLMPIDKKGYNHFT
- the tsaB gene encoding tRNA (adenosine(37)-N6)-threonylcarbamoyltransferase complex dimerization subunit type 1 TsaB; the protein is MKALAIDTSNLVMGVSVIVDDRIVGELTTNMKKNHSVRLMPAIENLLQEVDVKPNELDKIIVAKGPGSYTGVRIGVSVAKTMAWSLNIPVTGVSSLEVVARNGKYFDGLVCPLFDGRRGQIYTGLYGNIDGVFQMVQEERIIQLTDWIDILKEDAKRVLFLGNDLPLHQEKIVELMGDKAIFGQIADHNPRSSELAALGVSRENEDPHAFTPSYLQLAEAEAKWIANQKK